The genomic window atatcaattcaatattttgtgtaaaatgatGATATGATCAAACATATTGTGCGTTAATTTATGTTCAATTTAAGACTTTTATAATCTATTTACTATCACTATCCCTTATTTTCAGGTAACAAAGACCCATAGATGAACCTTAACATATTTGGAAACAAGGATTTTACTATAGTTAGTGCCTTAATAAATGACGAAAAATAATGAAGGAAACGATTTTAATAGAGTATTCAAGTGTGGGATCAAAATAAATTGCTAATATACCCTATACTATAAGGTGATATTAAATGTCTCACCAGGTGATCAGATTACTATCGCTTAATTAACTTTACCATCCCGTTTTGCACCTGCAGCCTGCGGGGCTGGCCTTTTGAACAAGCGTGGGAAGATAAGTTATAAAacatctaaactaatattataaagctgaagagtttgtctgtttgtttggtcctgatttgaaaaaatctttcagtgtatctaacactgaaagaaagcccatttatcgaggaaggctcaCTCACTcacatatatcatcacgctacgaccaataggagcgagagtaccagtaaaaatgctagaaaaacggggaaaatattgacccacgaagttgcgcgagtcagctagtattaaactATAAATGCTGCACTGTACCTGTGGGCTACAtgaatttaaatacttaattgatTCACCGGATACGATAGATGGCATTTAAATATTGCAGACGGTAATTAAATAACCTGATATCACTCTTCCATAGAATTTCTTAGAGGATGTTAtgactttgactgcctccgtggcgcagtggtttaggtcgccacgccgataccactgcaacgggaggtcgtgggttcgattcccacacgggacaattatttgtgcgatccacaactaattgtttcgggtctggttgtgctttgtgtccgttgtttgtatgtttgtaaaagtccccgcgacacaagagcaattcttagtgcgggagttgtctttttaaaaaaaaaaaaaaaaaaacaaaattactgcTGCTACTTCTTCGCCTACTGACTTTATAGATCTCTGATGGAAATTCAGCTTATGTTCGTGCTTTAAAGTCTACGATCTGATGAATACTCGACTCTGGAACTACTACGAATCTGGATGATTATTCGTCTAACGTCAAAGTTAAATGCATCAATGTCTCTCTATAGTCATCTCGTGAACACGAAACGAAATCGCATAGTTAGCGCTGAGTGAAAACTCGAAGTAAACTCTATCAGAAGTAATCTATTCATACTAATTCTATAAATGCTTGTATGTTTTGTACTCAAAACCAATCTTTAGGCTGCTGAAATAGGTGGTGAAACTTTATACGCAAACAGACCTACTCGTGTCAgttaatcaaaaacaaattaaaacacatAACCGTACAATCAATCAGCAACAAACAGATCTTATGCATTCAACAAGCACAATTTACATAAAGACAATTTATTTAGAACGCAGTCACATAGATACTCCATCATTCATACATCTATTCACACCTCGATAGTAGGTAAGCAGTGATAAATAGTCATGAATCGTTGCAACAACCTATGTTTATATTTACTGGTCACGATTATACGAATAGCTTTTGTGGTGTTGTTGCAACCGAAATATTGAGTTCATGGTTTTATTTCTATGCATTTAATGTTGCTCAAAGCTTTATGGTAACACTTTAAGGAAAGCATTGAaagtcatatttattaaaaagtaccGAGTGTCTTTACCTAacctctatgggaagaaggcgtgattttatgtatgaatgtaagtAGACTTAAGGCATAACCACTCTGTCATTCCTGGTGTGGACCGTTATTCAGCATTGGGTCAGTAATGGggttaaattttcttttatacgtGAGTAGAGGCCACGGAATAAGATTAGCCGGTTAATGTTCAACTCACTTATATagatactagcggacccgacagacgttgtcctgtctacacgtctttaatttgaaactttttttaataatctaaaccattctcagatccccttgaacaaacaaaaaacacacacaaaaaaattcatcaaaatcggtccagtcgtttaaaagaagttcagtgacctacacacttacagaagaattatatataattataaagattttttttaaaaattctgaTTGGTTTGGAGCCTCGTCAGCCCCTTAAATAGTTATGACTAGACGTCTATTATATGTGACCATCACAAAAGTCAacacaaattatttatgtaaaagaatCTTAATTAGCTCAATTctctaaacaaacaaaattctgTAGCTCATTGGCCGTCAATCAGTTTTAGAGTCTGTCTCACGGCACTACAGGCACAAAAGAACAATAAGCCTAGCTCAAATAATAGTACAATAGTAGCACTCAAGGCTGAAGACAAATTACCTTAGTCCAACTTCCGATACGTTCACAGACAATCACTGTCAGACAGCGCGGCGTACAATAGACAAGCATTCTATTTACGAATTtgtattgtgtaattttatgGTTATCTGGTGTAAGAcctagtaatatatttttagactgGCAATAACAAATGACAATCGAACAAAGGGTTTAGGTTCACCAACAAATGTGTAGTGAGTACGAAATATTTGATCGAAACAAATGTCTTCAAAATGTTAAAAGGAAACTGGTAGGCACATCtaagtttttcttttcttttagaaTTGAATACTTCTAAAGCTAAAAGGCCATTTTTTCATCAGATACCTTTACTTGAGGCAAAAATTATGCAGTTAAGTATCTAAGAGACTCATATACTGCATATGAATCTGTATGAATGTGTGTAAGTtgcaacaataaacaaacatcaGTCGACCTTCACATAATAAATCACGAATAGAAACCGAATCAATGAACCACATGATTAATAGTCTACAGTACAAATCACGCAAACATACAACAACTGACGGTTAACCAGCTTAATGAGTCCGATCGGTTATACGTACATTACGTACGTTAATTACGTTTTACTTATGCAATGGCGTACTAAACGAAACGTAAACGCGAAAGTTCTGGTTTACGATTTTCGATATTTGCTTAATAttcataatgtttttaaaacacgaTCGGCTGGTCAATAAAGGTTGGGAATCAGGTCAATggaataacataaaaaagtacgttgaaaatataatatttttacgcaCAGCTGGGTTCCTTGAATAAGATGCTTTATTacacttaattatttaaaaaacttgctGTTTGAAAAACTGacttaataacattaatatgatACTAACGTTTCTACCAAAATGTAGTGTAATGTTAGAGCACAAAAGAAACACgtcttaattttattcattcaactagctgacccgcgcaacttcgcttgcgtcagataaggagaatgggtcaaaattttccccctttttgtaacatttttcactggtactctgctcctatgagtagtagcgtgatgatatatagcctataaccttcctcgataaatgggctatctaacacttaaagaatttttcaaatcggaccagcagttcctgagattagcgcgttcaaacaaacaaacaaacaaacaaacaaacagtcaaacaaacaaacaaactcttcagctttataatattagtatagattaaaattgtaaaaactaGCCGGGATAATAAAACCAAGTGTTAAACAGTGAGTCAAGAGAATCAGCATAAAACCATACCTATTTCGAAAGAAAGCTACACATTTAGAATCAATATTACCTATTAAACTAAAAGCCTAGAGTTGCTAATGAGTATAACGAACCGAAGATAAACAAAGAACGATTCACGAAAGAAGCAATTCGTTTGATAACAATCAGACACTTAATATCGGATTCATACACGAGTTCGTAGATTACCTGTTGTGGATTGTTATCACATTGATAAATAATAGTAGGAACTGATAAATACTTCGAATTGATTGAATACGggtgtatttttaaatcttatcTTGTTGAAAGAGGAAAATATTATGACTttaatgtatggatgtgaacgaAACATAGAAGTTTGTAACGATCGTAtcagtggcgttctctggtctctgcctacccctataggaaaaaaggcgtgattgtatgtaagtataaatgataattttaccGAGGAAAAAGCAGAAGGAAACGAAATTTTCTACTCTACAAGGTTAATATTTTATCCTTACATTGACGTCATCGGTACaaagatgtttatttaaatcttttttaaaatagtattactAATTGTTGTTCACAATCACAAAGATAAACTCACTGAatactactttatttataaagataatctACCAAAAACgatgaaaacaaataatacttGACGTAATCACCACTTCTACGTAATCGAGGTCGTGATCCACAAAACCACGTCAATTTGTAGAGAAGCATCAAACCAGACcgaattatattaatttacgtATAAAATCATTGAATTCGTAATATATTCAGTTGTAAGGGTCAGAGTAGTAGCTGACCCTAAAGAAAACGTGTTTGTTTTGCAATTTCCGTGTTTCTATGGGAATTTATAGGGCCGGTTGTTTACTAAATCCAAGTATAATGTTTACTACTCGTACTTTATTGTATAGCGGAAGCTTATTTGAATAGTTATTGGAGAATTATTGACTTTTTGGAGCACATTTAAGTCTGTTCGAATTTACTTAATATGTGCATggacaatataaaacaaagaaatgaaATAACACGCAACTCTATTTGACAGATAAGCAGCTTGTACTAGAAGTAAGCTAAAAAAGACGTATGAAAAACTTATTCGAGCGAAAGTCTTAAAAGCATATATATACGCTAATGTACGTTAATTTAAGTAAACTgaagtattataataaagttgtaaTAAAGGGCAAAGCAAAAGTGATtagtataacaaaaatatacgtatTCAAGTATCCAAAAATAGCCTTTCAAAATAACGAGATCACAGCCGTTATTTCATTGGCAGatgcaacaatttatttatacgcaATAAGCGCGAAACATAAATGGAACATTAAATTTTGATAGCACGTTAAATATAACGGTTTGCGATACAAGTGCAATGGCAAGTGCTAATAGCAATAAACGTGTCAAAATAACAGTTATTCCAAAAACATACATTTGGAATAATACGCAAACAGTTTTAGATGATTTATTAACCCTGATAAATGTATGGATCAAggaaaagaagtttgtaggatTCCAATGCGACTtactttggtctctgcttacgtcatggtaaaaaaaatagtgtgatATTAtcatgtttaataaatatattcgtCAACTccaaaataaagatttttgcgACCTACGATGCAAGATTGAAATGGTTCTCTTGTAAAGGTAAAGGCACATGTGTCTCCGAGTACAAGACTACAAAAAGGTCATTTAGTTGCCAACAACGACAACACAGTACTAAGTTAAGTCTAGAGTTTAAGAACATTTTAGGGTTAAGATTTACATTGCTGTCACAGGTTTGTAAAATTTTCCTTTAGTGACGTATAACAAAATTCTATTTGCTCCCGGTCAGCATAGAAACCAGTAACAAATTACTTCCAAGCCCTATCGAGCTTGATCTATAGGTGACACCTGTCGGAAATTATCCATATATCAAAATACTTTATGTCCCAATCGTGTCAAGTAGAAAGTGGTATAATGACAGGGGCTTAGGGAGTACTTAGTACCTTTTATATACGAGTACTGGGTAGATATGGATTGATTGGACAGATAGTGTCAAGTATTGATTGGAACCTGGGAATGTTTACGGAATTTCCCCGCGATATGTAAAGCcactaaacatttttaaatagacCTGCAATAACTACCAATATCACTATTAGGGGATATCATTTCGGGATTTCGGGATCCCGGCCCTTTAACAGTCCTGAAATCTTCGGGATAAAATTCCcgaattaaaacattaataagatctattcctaaaaaaatagtttgtataaaaaaatgttcttggtTCTACCACTAAACTCTGCAATAAGGTATTTTGATGATACGAAATGAATAAAAGTAATGCAACTCACCAATCTTAGCGCTGCTGAACACAATCAACGCGTGCGTATCGTCCACCCACTTAATTTCAAAACCTGTGTCTTTATATTCACTGAACAACGAGAACAGATCGTTCGTCTTAAACTCACTGGGAAAGTCATACACTTCAACCACATGCCCGAACGTTTCATCGTACGGTCCGTTGAACAACGCTTGACCCCTTGTCTGATACTGGTCGTAATTGTTCTTCGGCTTACTTATGTGCACCTTGCCAACTGTAGTGGTAAGTTCCTCCAATAACGATGGATCCAAACATTCCCCACTGTCATCAAACACAGCGTCCCAATCGTTCTCTTCTCGTTTCAAAGACAGTTTCGGCTCCAACTTCGCCTTAGACTTCTTTGGTTCTGGTTCCTTTTCCTCAGATACAGTTTCTGTTTCATGCTTCTCTTCTTTCGCTTCAACGGGGTCTGATATCACCAGGACATCCGAGTGGAAACTCTGCTTGATAATTCTTTTACTACTTCTATTAATCTCTAGCGAGGCTCGCTTCAACTCGTTCTTCTCGACGTCCTCATCCTTAGCGTACAAGTAGTCGttatcgattatattattactcTGATTAGCTTCGTTCACCGCCATATTTTCGTCGGATTCATTTGTCCTCCAATCAGGCTCGTCAACGTTGTCCTTCTCCGCGTAATCACTATAATACCCTGGGCTGTAAAAGCCGAGCTGTCCGTTCGCGAAATAATCTCCTATATAAAAATTCTCGCCTACTTCTACGTCGTTAAAACTATTATCACTAAAAGGTATTGCACTATCACTATTTGGCACTTGGAAGCCTGAAGGCACGGATTCCTTTGTATCGCTCGATGTTGGTGTTTCGTCGTCTATGCTGGGGGCGGTGTGAGATCTTTGATTCCTGAGATGTGGGGGTGTGTACACGTTGCAGAAGTTTTTGTCAATGGACTTCCTGGGTGTGGTGTGTGCGGACCTGTCCCTGGGTGGTGGTGACTTGGAGCACTTGGGCGTGTCAGGCTGACTAGTTCGTTTGTTGGTATCTTTGTCCTCCGGAGCGGTCTCGGCGGTGCGGAGCGCTCGCGGCACGTACACGGCGCGGTCTGGCCGGCGCGGCCTCGTGGAACCAGATCTGTCAACAAAGTGTTACATGATAACTCGATAAAGGCACACCCACGTATCGATAGCAGTAACGGGAAACCCCAACAATTTCATTGCATTATATCTACAGATTGAGCAATATTGCAACACTTGTCGTGAGCTCACTTCACGTAGTATCAATTTTCGCTGCgtataatgtaacaaaatacgACATGCgttttattactgtaataaagtaatttta from Anticarsia gemmatalis isolate Benzon Research Colony breed Stoneville strain chromosome 21, ilAntGemm2 primary, whole genome shotgun sequence includes these protein-coding regions:
- the LOC142982440 gene encoding uncharacterized protein LOC142982440 isoform X3, which codes for MWENTWPLSGSTRPRRPDRAVYVPRALRTAETAPEDKDTNKRTSQPDTPKCSKSPPPRDRSAHTTPRKSIDKNFCNVYTPPHLRNQRSHTAPSIDDETPTSSDTKESVPSGFQVPNSDSAIPFSDNSFNDVEVGENFYIGDYFANGQLGFYSPGYYSDYAEKDNVDEPDWRTNESDENMAVNEANQSNNIIDNDYLYAKDEDVEKNELKRASLEINRSSKRIIKQSFHSDVLVISDPVEAKEEKHETETVSEEKEPEPKKSKAKLEPKLSLKREENDWDAVFDDSGECLDPSLLEELTTTVGKVHISKPKNNYDQYQTRGQALFNGPYDETFGHVVEVYDFPSEFKTNDLFSLFSEYKDTGFEIKWVDDTHALIVFSSAKIAAEVLSTQRPLVRCRPLHAATLESRNKAKKCAEFLQPYRQRPETCTALARRLVSGALGVKLSTARQERAEERRLITIAREKKRQAALHKEAAWDGSLANQSVADT
- the LOC142982440 gene encoding uncharacterized protein LOC142982440 isoform X1, which encodes MGLTQERDDGSFTQAAAAVAVGGCKPAQAPRRAQPQEKIRSGSTRPRRPDRAVYVPRALRTAETAPEDKDTNKRTSQPDTPKCSKSPPPRDRSAHTTPRKSIDKNFCNVYTPPHLRNQRSHTAPSIDDETPTSSDTKESVPSGFQVPNSDSAIPFSDNSFNDVEVGENFYIGDYFANGQLGFYSPGYYSDYAEKDNVDEPDWRTNESDENMAVNEANQSNNIIDNDYLYAKDEDVEKNELKRASLEINRSSKRIIKQSFHSDVLVISDPVEAKEEKHETETVSEEKEPEPKKSKAKLEPKLSLKREENDWDAVFDDSGECLDPSLLEELTTTVGKVHISKPKNNYDQYQTRGQALFNGPYDETFGHVVEVYDFPSEFKTNDLFSLFSEYKDTGFEIKWVDDTHALIVFSSAKIAAEVLSTQRPLVRCRPLHAATLESRNKAKKCAEFLQPYRQRPETCTALARRLVSGALGVKLSTARQERAEERRLITIAREKKRQAALHKEAAWDGSLANQSVADT
- the LOC142982440 gene encoding uncharacterized protein LOC142982440 isoform X2 — encoded protein: MSTSVSSESDFVSGSTRPRRPDRAVYVPRALRTAETAPEDKDTNKRTSQPDTPKCSKSPPPRDRSAHTTPRKSIDKNFCNVYTPPHLRNQRSHTAPSIDDETPTSSDTKESVPSGFQVPNSDSAIPFSDNSFNDVEVGENFYIGDYFANGQLGFYSPGYYSDYAEKDNVDEPDWRTNESDENMAVNEANQSNNIIDNDYLYAKDEDVEKNELKRASLEINRSSKRIIKQSFHSDVLVISDPVEAKEEKHETETVSEEKEPEPKKSKAKLEPKLSLKREENDWDAVFDDSGECLDPSLLEELTTTVGKVHISKPKNNYDQYQTRGQALFNGPYDETFGHVVEVYDFPSEFKTNDLFSLFSEYKDTGFEIKWVDDTHALIVFSSAKIAAEVLSTQRPLVRCRPLHAATLESRNKAKKCAEFLQPYRQRPETCTALARRLVSGALGVKLSTARQERAEERRLITIAREKKRQAALHKEAAWDGSLANQSVADT